AATGATGATGATGCGCGTGCAGATGGCCTCGACCTCCTCGAGGATGTGGGTCGAGAGGATCACGGCCTTTTCGGCGGCCATGGATTTGATGAGGGCACGCACTTCGTTTTTCTGGTTGGGATCGAGGCCGTCGGTGGGCTCGTCAAGGATGAGGACGGAAGGATCGTGCAAAAGCGCCTGGGCGAAACCGACGCGCTGGCGATAGCCCTTGGAAAGGGTCTCGATGGTCTGGTGACGGACACCCGCCAGATGCGTCAGCATGATGGCGCGCCCGACCTTGGCGGCGCGTTCGCCGGCCGTGCGGAATCCGCGCACTTCGGCGATGAAGCGGAGAAACTCCTCCACCGTCATCTCGCCATACGCGGGCGCGCTTTCCGGCAGG
This genomic stretch from Termitidicoccus mucosus harbors:
- a CDS encoding ABC transporter ATP-binding protein gives rise to the protein MIEVKGLVKDYGAKRAVDNISFSVRRGDILGFLGPNGAGKSTTMKMITGFITPTGGTAIVGGHDVRTAPVAVKRVIGYLPESAPAYGEMTVEEFLRFIAEVRGFRTAGERAAKVGRAIMLTHLAGVRHQTIETLSKGYRQRVGFAQALLHDPSVLILDEPTDGLDPNQKNEVRALIKSMAAEKAVILSTHILEEVEAICTRIIIISQGRLVVDETPAAFRARQPGARLDEIFRALTIGDET